The following coding sequences lie in one Pseudorasbora parva isolate DD20220531a chromosome 18, ASM2467924v1, whole genome shotgun sequence genomic window:
- the LOC137046191 gene encoding olfactory receptor 52D1-like, with protein sequence MDNSTFRYNILLVEGLHVTNVSTHLVFILFLLPYIFITVSNIGILILISVEKGLHQPMHILYCNLPLNDLLGTTVILPSMMSHILTDPSERYITYVECAIQAFIGHVCATTSHTILMSMAFDRYVAICNPLRYPTIMSNNMVVKLSAGAWGSAVVLVGILIGLSVRLSHCRSVIQNLFCDNASLFKLSCENIVINNVYGLTFTVVLLTSSLGWVLLTYLRIAMVCFQSKNKATNSKAIKTCSTHLAVYMIMMVSGFTTILIHRFPVSYESKNAFTIIRYVIPPSLNPIIYGLQAKEIRQRLFKLIFKSKVNSV encoded by the coding sequence ATGGACAACTCAACGTTCAGATACAACATACTCTTGGTGGAGGGACTACACGTTACAAATGTGTCCACTCATCTTGTATTCATCCTTTTTTTGCTTCCTTACATATTTATTACAGTATCTAACATTGGGATTTTGATTCTAATTTCAGTGGAAAAAGGGTTACATCAGCCAATGCACATTCTATACTGTAACTTGCCGCTGAATGATTTATTAGGGACAACTGTTATTTTGCCAAGCATGATGAGTCATATCTTAACAGACCCCTCTGAGCGCTATATCACATATGTGGAGTGTGCTATTCAAGCTTTTATTGGACATGTATGTGCAACCACATCCCACACTATTCTAATGAGCATGGCCTTTGACAGATATGTGGCCATATGCAATCCATTGCGATATCCAACTATAATGAGCAATAATATGGTGGTTAAACTGTCAGCAGGAGCCTGGGGTTCTGCAGTAGTACTGGTGGGAATTCTGATCGGCCTCAGTGTCCGTCTGTCTCACTGCAGATCTGTGATTCAGAACCTGTTTTGTGATAATGCTTCACTATTTAAACTGTCATGTGAAAATATAGTTATTAATAATGTATATGGATTAACTTTTACTGTGGTTTTACTAACGTCCTCATTGGGGTGGGTGTTATTGACATATCTCAGGATAGCTATGGTTTGTTTTCAAAGCAAAAACAAAGCAACTAATAGCAAAGCAATAAAAACATGCAGCACTCACCTGGCTGTTTATATGATCATGATGGTTTCTGGATTCACCACCATTTTAATTCATCGTTTCCCTGTATCctatgaaagtaaaaatgcatttaCCATAATTCGCTATGTTATTCCACCTAGCTTGAATCCCATAATATATGGTTTACAAGCCAAGGAAATAAGACAGCGACtgtttaaacttatttttaaaagtaaagttaaCTCAGTCTGA